CATTTTTGTCGAGATTTATGAAGATGCCTCCCCAGTTTGTATTTATTCTTATGTGTTTATTACATAAATTTGCACTCgttcttatttttgttagaTATTTTGAATAGCATCTAATGCAAAATAGTAGATTTGTGGGCTCACCgagtctttatttttattttttcttgtctgaAATCAGACTTGAGTTTGTTTGAGAGCACAACAAATAAGCAAAGTTTGCTGGAAGGCAACGCCTGGTCATTCTTTTGATGATTTCCAAAACTAAATACCCAAAATCAGAAAGGAGTGTGCATGGAATACCTCCAATTCAATTTATAAGCCCACCCAATAACCAAAGTATAAATTAGTCGTGGAGCACTCTTTTCAGATTATTCTTTTGATTGAGCATACCTAACTACTAGgattcatataataaatagtcTAGTCCCATTAACATTTTACAGTTTTTAGAACATGATCATCAAATTTAGATGGAGATGCTGTTAGGAACTCCCATTCCTGTGACCCCAGGTGTTGAGAATGGCTTCAAAAGCTCATATGGAACAACACCTGCTCCAACtctgtttttcagtttcaagTTGGTATTCCTCTCATCAATAATTCCTTCCAGCCTCTTCAAATTTCCATTGAACCGCTCGAATGCAGCATTTATCACAGGATTTTCAGCCCAGGATGACTCCAGCTTCTCACCAACATACTCCTCATCAGGTGAATGATTAGATAACACATCCAAGACAGCCATCACTGTTGTTGCTTGAATCTGTGAGGGGAAGCACATCAGCAGTGCCATTTCGGGTCTCTTCAAAAAGTTCTTGAAAAACTCCTCAGACGGATTTTCAGTTGGCATATTGGTACGAGCGATTGTAGGCTTGTTTGGGAAGTATCCACCATACATGTACTGTCCAAAGTTCACAGCTGCATGATGCCCAGCTGTTACCCAAATAATGGTTGTCAAAATGTGAATTAGATTTTCTGGGGTTTTCAAAACAGGCCACCATGGCTCATCTTTCTTGTCTGCATGGCCTTTTGTCCTAACTTCTGTCCACCAACCTTGAAGCTCCGTATCAGACTCAACAAGAGTTGGGTCTGGATAGTAGTGGTTTACATAGTCACCCACCCACTCCTTAATGGCATCCCAAAGAATGAGACCGTCATTTGCAAATGGGTAGTCTTCAATTGTTAGCTTCAAGCCATGCTCAGCTGTAGGATCCTCAACTGCCATTCCCCTGAAATTAAAGCACACAGTAATTAGCCGATGAACTTCCATGGCGATTCAAATGaagtttttgtcttttaagATTGGTAGCAACTAGATTGCAAATCAGCCGTATCATATGAAATACCTTCTGATCAAATCAGCCggcaaagcttgcatgtcaaAGCGCCAGAGCTGGTCATAAGCAGCAGAACTGAGCTCCATGGAGTACTTTGCAGGTGAGAAGCTGCTCTCGATGACTCCACCTGCATTGATGAGGCTTTCTCTAGCAAGAGCATTGATTTCCATTGTATACCGAAAATGAGGATGCAGAAGTCTATAGATAGGATGCATTGCACTTAATTGTCGATTAGCTGCAATTATGTATGGCTCTGTAGCACAATGAGTCCTCAGCCTGTGAAAATATAACAGTGCAAACATGTTACCAACCATGCAACACTGACATACTTGCTACTTTTCAAATCCCAATTAGAGTAGATTCTTGCTTGAACTGAAGGCATGAGCTAAAAGCACCACTTGGGCACAGATTTGCTTACCAGTGGATGACAAGCTGATGATAGCCAGCATCATGAGCACAAACATGGGCTTTAGCGAGCCTCCACAGCCAGCGACCGGTGGCATCCCATGTTGGGGTGAACACTTGCTTCCATTGTGGATTGTCACCAACCGGTGGTCGAGTGAGTTCAATGGCAACAGGCCTCAGCGTCCCATCCTCGGTGAGGAAGAGTAGTGTCCGAGAACCATACAGTGTGGTTCCTTCAATCTCTCTTACTTTGTTCACATAAGGCATGTAAAGATCATGGTAATCCAAAATAaacatcttctttctttttaaagccTGCATTTCAAGTTCAAGCAATTGGCGTGCACAAGGACACACACAGTTTACACGATTTCAAGTTTTATGCATCAATGGGGGAAAATTTTCGTCCAGTTTAAAGGTGtgtaataagaaaaatataggaGAGTTGGTGTCTATTTCGTGTTACCTCATCGACAGTCATACAACCTCTGATCTCTTTCTCCACCAGTTCTGTTGTAATCAATGATTCAGGTGGGCCGTAAATCTCAGGGTCAAGTTTACTCTTCAATGGCCACTCCTGCAggtataaaaaatgaaaaatacagaATTTAGCACCACAAGAGAAAACAAGATATGCTATTAAACACTGTAATTACTTGACCAACAAGGAGGATGGACGGGAGGAAGGGAACGTAGAAGTTTGATTTTCTTACTGAAGAGAAAGAGTTGTACTTGTATGTATAAGAAAGCATACCGTGACAAGTTCTATACTGTATGGATTAAGACCAGCTAGAGTTTGCCGAGAAAATTCTTCATCTCTAAACCAAGCAAACCTATCACCTGTAAAAGACGATTAGCTTAAtcaaaaggacaaagacaatCTGGTCTTTTCTCTTACTTAAAAAAGGACACAGACATAcatacacagagagagagagagagagagagagaggaggaaggCATACGGTTAATTATTTCGGGGGTCTCGAAGAGCAAAATATCGTCTCCCCCTTCAGTAATGGTCTTGACTAGCCTTGGGATGACTGTCTGAAAAAACCCACCGGTTTTTGGCTTAGGCAATGTGACTCCTTCATTGAACAGTGAATCAATGGCTGTGAAGTATGGAAATCCTAAGTCTGGATTAATAAGCGCTGTCTCAAGCGAAGGGAGCAACGCGTGCAGCACAGATTTCAGGGTCTTTCCTGAAAAAGTGAGTTGTTTGACCTCTGAAAACGCTTCATCTCTTGGTACATACACACTGCTGCTTCTTTTTTCTGATAAGGGGTCTGCGTTGACATAACAATATGATACAGTTAATCGCATAGCTCTAATAGTTTCTCAACCATACAACTACACATGCTTAAGCAACATaccaaataaacaaatggcTCATATAGTAAAAGTAGTAAATATATTCCATTTTCAAAACATTACGCACATAGTTATTTGGggaatttggttaccttttTTGGTGCGTGGCCGTCCTGTTCTGCAGCGCCTGGGATATGGATGTTCTTTGCTGCCAAGGACAGGCCTAGCCAGTTCCTCTTTGCTATCAGGATCCCCAAGATCATTGTATGTGTCATAATCGTAAATCCTATCGGATGTTTTTCTTTCACCCTCTCCATTTCCTCGCAAATTTTCCAGCTCTAGTTCTCTTAGCCTCTTCAACCCACTTGGTGTCTCTGATGGTATGTAAGACTGCTCCATTGttcacataaaataaatgaacgCACATAAGATTGAAGTATAAGTAAGTTTAAGAAGCTGTAATTactagaaattaaagaaagtaTTAAGGATGTAAACCTTGTTAGTGAAAAAGATTCTCTTCTGTGGATTGTCAAACTTGGCATGAACCCAAGAATTGCATGGCACATTAACAGAGCCATTTGGGAAGCCCTGGAGGTCGATGGTCTTGATGAAGATCTCGTTGTGGTGCTCATTCTCTACCTCAATTGCTCCAACCGCTCCAAAACCTGCTGGGATTGTGAAATTACTCTCATATATCACCTCATCATCTTTGTGGCTGGCTTTGTTCGCGTACCCCTTGATCCTGTCCTTCTCCAACCCCGTCCCTACAAGAAAATCCattttacaaatatataatcaGTAAATTACATATGTAGGTCTTATCATAGTAAAAAAATGTGTAAGATTAGGAGTATGAACATTTAAATggaatacaaataattctatTTTGTCCAAACAAAACCTTCATAGTTTGACCATAACCATCAAATTGTTCCAGCGTCACTTGATTTTGATATAAATTACTGTATTAATCAAGCAACAAAATTGCTGTTACTGAAAAACAATtctttttaaaaggaaaaatagagGTGGAGTAGTGTCATGTCGGATTCAAGTAGTGCCGAGTTATCAAACAGGTCAAAAATCTCCAACCCAATATAACTCGTTTAAGTATATGTTCAATCCAAACATgacccgtttattaaacgaGTAACACGACATGACCCATTTAACCCTTTTATTAAATGGGCCGggttgaattattattttgattaatcTATTAACGCGTTTAACCCATTTAACACATATTTCTtgacgaaaaaaataaattgtacTTTGTTTAAACCCTTTTAACCCATAATcttatttaatatattaaatattcATATCTATCAATAATGTAACTCATATattgtaggaaaaaaaaatgtaactcATATATACTAAGAGACTTATGATATAATCTTGAAAATATTATACAAACAGACAAATTTAATgttaaaaagaatttttttaaccctataaaatttaaactaacaaaattaaacatgTTAAATGTGACGGGTTGTAAACGGGTTGAGCAGCTTGATAAACGATGATGAGTTGACCCAAACTccacctattttttttttatcatgcACAATTTTATTAAATGTGACGGATTGATCCGCACAATTTTACGTTGATTATAAGTCGTTTACTGGATGGTGTGGGgaattacaagttacaacccCTACTTTGAGGACATATTATTTGATACAAAAATGACACAATAGATATTTTACtctctttggttaagaaaaagaattcaCTTAATAG
Above is a window of Prunus persica cultivar Lovell chromosome G2, Prunus_persica_NCBIv2, whole genome shotgun sequence DNA encoding:
- the LOC18787140 gene encoding linoleate 13S-lipoxygenase 2-1, chloroplastic, coding for MMNSQLQKLNHAPSFSLLPKSSIHTNYLIRRGSPSLINTLPRHPVCQNHNNKKNSSSCVVIRASSDDQLGSSASAVTATVPTTSTENKSVSVKAVVTVQETAGGLLSSIVTGPLDGFTDLFGKSLLLELVSAELDPRTGLEKDRIKGYANKASHKDDEVIYESNFTIPAGFGAVGAIEVENEHHNEIFIKTIDLQGFPNGSVNVPCNSWVHAKFDNPQKRIFFTNKSYIPSETPSGLKRLRELELENLRGNGEGERKTSDRIYDYDTYNDLGDPDSKEELARPVLGSKEHPYPRRCRTGRPRTKKDPLSEKRSSSVYVPRDEAFSEVKQLTFSGKTLKSVLHALLPSLETALINPDLGFPYFTAIDSLFNEGVTLPKPKTGGFFQTVIPRLVKTITEGGDDILLFETPEIINRDRFAWFRDEEFSRQTLAGLNPYSIELVTEWPLKSKLDPEIYGPPESLITTELVEKEIRGCMTVDEALKRKKMFILDYHDLYMPYVNKVREIEGTTLYGSRTLLFLTEDGTLRPVAIELTRPPVGDNPQWKQVFTPTWDATGRWLWRLAKAHVCAHDAGYHQLVIHWLRTHCATEPYIIAANRQLSAMHPIYRLLHPHFRYTMEINALARESLINAGGVIESSFSPAKYSMELSSAAYDQLWRFDMQALPADLIRRGMAVEDPTAEHGLKLTIEDYPFANDGLILWDAIKEWVGDYVNHYYPDPTLVESDTELQGWWTEVRTKGHADKKDEPWWPVLKTPENLIHILTTIIWVTAGHHAAVNFGQYMYGGYFPNKPTIARTNMPTENPSEEFFKNFLKRPEMALLMCFPSQIQATTVMAVLDVLSNHSPDEEYVGEKLESSWAENPVINAAFERFNGNLKRLEGIIDERNTNLKLKNRVGAGVVPYELLKPFSTPGVTGMGVPNSISI